The following proteins come from a genomic window of Nocardioides albertanoniae:
- a CDS encoding ArsR/SmtB family transcription factor → MDSVFRALADPTRRALLDALFSDDGQTLAALTARHDMTRIAVAKHLRLLEEAGLVVSRRRGREKLHFLNVVPIRLIHDRWVSKYTEGWAAGLVDLKSELEDTMEEVFEIYIRTSPERLWEAITDPAIRARYHFGAGVESDWAPGSAYALKHPGSESPLVEGENLEVDPPRRLVQSMRAVWGETASAAGTSRVTWEIEPVGDSCRLTVIHDQLSPDAPDELYGGWPMILSGLKTWLETGEELTTPGSQMYGDH, encoded by the coding sequence ATGGACTCCGTGTTCAGGGCGTTGGCTGACCCGACCCGACGAGCGCTTCTCGACGCGCTCTTCAGTGACGACGGCCAGACCCTGGCGGCTCTGACGGCCCGGCACGACATGACGAGGATCGCGGTCGCGAAGCACCTGCGGCTCCTCGAAGAGGCCGGGCTCGTGGTGAGCCGACGCCGGGGGAGAGAGAAGCTGCACTTCCTCAACGTGGTCCCGATCCGCCTCATCCACGACCGCTGGGTGAGCAAGTACACCGAGGGCTGGGCGGCCGGGCTGGTCGATCTCAAGTCCGAACTGGAGGACACCATGGAGGAGGTCTTCGAGATCTACATCCGCACCAGCCCGGAGCGACTCTGGGAGGCGATCACCGACCCGGCGATCCGCGCGCGCTACCACTTCGGAGCGGGCGTGGAGTCCGACTGGGCGCCGGGGTCTGCCTATGCGCTGAAGCACCCGGGCTCAGAGAGCCCGTTGGTCGAGGGCGAGAACCTCGAGGTCGACCCGCCGCGACGGCTGGTGCAGTCGATGCGCGCGGTCTGGGGCGAGACCGCCTCCGCCGCGGGCACCTCGCGCGTCACCTGGGAGATCGAGCCCGTCGGCGACTCCTGCCGGTTGACGGTGATCCACGACCAGCTCTCGCCCGACGCTCCCGACGAGCTCTACGGCGGCTGGCCGATGATCCTGTCCGGTCTGAAGACCTGGCTCGAGACCGGCGAGGAGCTGACCACCCCCGGATCACAGATGTACGGAGACCACTGA